The Candidatus Obscuribacterales bacterium DNA segment TAGTGAATGCCGCCAACACAACGCTCATGGGAGGCGGTGGCGTAGACGGCGCCATTCACCGGGCAGGCGGTCCAGCAATTTTGCAAGAATGCAAACAGATAAGAGAAACAAGCGGACGCTGCCAGATAGGATGTGCTGTCATCACCGGTGGTGGCAACCTAAAAGCTCGCTATGTCATTCACGCAGTTGGCCCTATTTGGCACGGGGGTAACGCTAATGAAGCGACACTTTTAGCCGGCGCTTACTCACATAGCCTGAAACTTGCCGCCGAGGCCAAGGTTAGTTCTGTTGCCTTCCCATCTATCTCAACAGGAGCTTACGGATTTCCTGTCGTTCTTGCCTCAGCAGTTGCACTTACTACCGTCAAAGAATTTTTGCGCACG contains these protein-coding regions:
- a CDS encoding O-acetyl-ADP-ribose deacetylase; protein product: MPDNQLQIGKATLSLAIGDITRQEVDAIVNAANTTLMGGGGVDGAIHRAGGPAILQECKQIRETSGRCQIGCAVITGGGNLKARYVIHAVGPIWHGGNANEATLLAGAYSHSLKLAAEAKVSSVAFPSISTGAYGFPVVLASAVALTTVKEFLRTESTVNDVRFLLFDSQTYDAYVSALKKVGT